One Sagittula stellata E-37 genomic window carries:
- a CDS encoding polysaccharide deacetylase family protein: protein MPWKDNYTTSDEIGMRDGTIAWPDGQQMALGLTVNLNPAAKGTGIGAKDLAYPTWHFGLTQGLDAFLALFAETGVRATFATPAVVAEAYPDVIERILTAGHEIAAQGLLGEDPATLAPGQEAEHMARATEVLTRATGAAPKGWYALSRPDDRAATGCATDDTVALLRAQGYAYFGNGLADDAPYYWVSDAQKAGALLALPYYYHFDDTFFLMFPREGTGLERPQALLNNWRAEFRAQYRRGRYFNLCVSPARSGWGHRFDNLATALREAMAHPGVWAATGAEIAAHWQARYPASGTLKLAPSIWQDYADSLT, encoded by the coding sequence ATGCCCTGGAAAGACAATTACACCACATCCGACGAAATCGGCATGCGTGACGGCACCATCGCCTGGCCCGACGGGCAGCAGATGGCGCTGGGGCTGACGGTCAACCTCAACCCCGCCGCCAAGGGAACGGGCATCGGCGCCAAGGACCTGGCCTACCCGACCTGGCACTTCGGGCTGACCCAGGGGCTTGATGCCTTCCTTGCGCTCTTTGCCGAAACCGGCGTGCGCGCCACCTTCGCGACGCCCGCAGTGGTGGCCGAGGCCTATCCCGACGTGATCGAACGCATCCTGACCGCAGGGCACGAGATCGCCGCGCAGGGGCTCTTGGGCGAAGACCCGGCCACCCTCGCCCCGGGGCAGGAGGCCGAGCACATGGCCCGCGCCACCGAGGTGCTGACCCGTGCGACCGGGGCCGCGCCCAAGGGCTGGTACGCGCTCTCGCGTCCCGATGACCGCGCCGCCACCGGCTGTGCCACCGATGACACGGTCGCTCTGCTCAGGGCGCAGGGCTACGCCTACTTCGGCAACGGTCTGGCGGATGACGCGCCCTACTACTGGGTGAGCGATGCCCAAAAGGCCGGGGCCTTGCTGGCACTGCCCTACTACTACCATTTCGACGACACCTTCTTCCTGATGTTCCCGCGCGAGGGCACGGGGCTGGAACGCCCGCAGGCCCTGCTGAACAACTGGCGGGCCGAGTTCCGCGCGCAGTACCGCCGTGGGCGCTACTTCAACCTGTGCGTTTCGCCCGCGCGGTCGGGCTGGGGTCACCGCTTCGACAACCTCGCCACCGCCCTGCGCGAAGCCATGGCGCATCCGGGCGTCTGGGCCGCGACTGGTGCCGAGATCGCCGCGCATTGGCAGGCGCGCTATCCCGCCTCCGGGACGCTGAAGCTTGCGCCGAGCATCTGGCAAGACTACGCAGACAGCCTGACCTGA
- a CDS encoding polysaccharide deacetylase family protein has protein sequence MTPKDTTAPAPDAFQGLVDTARFQRARRIPIPDFAYPEGVKLAVNFTLDFDAMLLRRLLNEPWGQKAKGEFGGRVGVWRIMEMFDAEDVKVTLFTPGRICELYPQVLHHVVAKGHELADHMWEHEVYADPQIEDAHLTRTLAALSQIAGKPITGTRSSHTPGLLRSKGVVYNSFTSADYLPFYELDAQGENPILQLPFHYALDDAMFFSFGWLDTPNQAQRVMDVDEVFEIWWDAFLQQYKTGGYVNFLLHPFVSGHAMRVDMLQRLIQRMKTLPGVWFPTCDTLAQHILTQHPYTPAAE, from the coding sequence ATGACCCCCAAGGACACCACCGCCCCGGCCCCGGACGCCTTCCAGGGCCTCGTCGACACCGCGCGGTTCCAGCGTGCGCGGCGCATCCCGATCCCGGACTTCGCCTACCCCGAAGGTGTGAAGCTCGCGGTGAACTTCACCCTCGATTTCGACGCGATGCTGCTGCGCCGCCTGCTGAACGAACCCTGGGGCCAGAAGGCCAAGGGCGAGTTCGGCGGCCGCGTCGGTGTGTGGCGGATCATGGAGATGTTCGACGCGGAAGATGTGAAGGTCACGCTCTTCACCCCGGGCCGCATCTGCGAGCTTTACCCGCAGGTCCTGCACCACGTCGTCGCCAAGGGCCACGAGCTGGCCGATCACATGTGGGAACACGAGGTCTATGCCGATCCGCAGATCGAGGACGCGCACCTGACCCGCACCCTCGCGGCGCTGTCGCAGATCGCGGGCAAGCCCATCACCGGCACCCGCTCGAGCCACACCCCCGGGCTGCTGAGGTCGAAGGGCGTGGTCTACAACTCTTTCACCTCCGCCGATTACCTGCCGTTCTACGAACTTGACGCGCAGGGCGAGAATCCGATCCTGCAGCTGCCGTTCCACTACGCGCTCGATGACGCGATGTTCTTCAGCTTCGGCTGGCTCGACACGCCCAATCAGGCGCAGCGGGTCATGGATGTGGACGAGGTCTTCGAGATCTGGTGGGACGCCTTCCTGCAACAATACAAGACGGGCGGCTACGTGAACTTCCTGCTGCATCCCTTCGTGTCGGGCCATGCCATGCGGGTCGACATGCTGCAGCGGCTGATCCAGCGGATGAAGACCCTGCCGGGCGTCTGGTTCCCGACCTGTGACACGCTTGCGCAGCACATCCTGACGCAGCACCCCTACACGCCCGCCGCGGAGTAA
- a CDS encoding aspartate/glutamate racemase family protein, translated as MSDPSAPPRILYQLASPLHRTAGTEAVERRAAMLQGWTPSARVEIASLGDGPSAIESAADAAMVFPALRTDAAGWADNHDAVVVGCFSDPAVDALTEIAGIPVIGAGEAGMLAAVQLGERFSVLSSDPTPPGLRRRIRGIGIEGSFVSEVTVGGSVADLNRDPDTHLPAIVAQARDCVAQGADILVLGCFALSFIPGLPGKLAQAVGVPIVNPVIAGLKAAEAAVLYRAGLPRDPQISPKTRSTE; from the coding sequence ATGTCCGATCCGTCGGCCCCGCCCCGTATCCTCTACCAGCTTGCCAGCCCGCTTCACCGCACCGCCGGAACAGAAGCTGTCGAACGGCGCGCGGCAATGCTGCAGGGATGGACCCCGTCCGCCCGGGTCGAGATCGCCTCGCTCGGGGATGGCCCCTCTGCCATCGAAAGCGCTGCCGATGCGGCGATGGTCTTTCCGGCCCTGCGCACCGATGCCGCCGGCTGGGCCGACAATCACGACGCCGTAGTCGTCGGCTGCTTCAGCGATCCCGCCGTCGATGCGCTGACCGAGATCGCCGGTATCCCGGTGATCGGCGCGGGCGAGGCGGGCATGCTGGCCGCCGTGCAACTGGGCGAACGGTTCTCGGTGCTCTCGTCGGATCCGACCCCGCCGGGGCTGCGCCGCCGCATCCGGGGCATCGGGATAGAAGGCAGCTTTGTCTCCGAGGTGACGGTGGGCGGGTCGGTCGCCGATCTCAACCGCGATCCCGACACGCACCTGCCGGCCATCGTCGCGCAGGCGCGGGACTGCGTCGCGCAGGGCGCCGACATTCTGGTGCTGGGCTGCTTCGCGCTGTCCTTCATCCCCGGTCTGCCCGGAAAACTGGCGCAGGCGGTCGGCGTGCCAATCGTCAACCCGGTGATCGCCGGGCTCAAGGCCGCCGAGGCGGCCGTTCTCTACCGCGCAGGCCTGCCTCGCGACCCCCAGATCTCCCCAAAGACCCGGAGTACGGAATGA
- a CDS encoding ABC transporter permease yields the protein MSEMTNTFPHQKPVNIGFGVLIVLLYVFLLAPLVMIIGASFTDGLMIEFPPQGISLRWYVEFFNRQDLVDGLLMSLRIGAITAVVTMSVAMMAAMAGQVISGRLSGWFQLGMTLPLLVPELLTAVGLLFFLYKIQMAKTVLGLQMGHILMSFPYAYVSIAAALRQVPSSLEEASASLGATGWQTFRLVILPLVMPGLAMGGIFAFINSFDLYTISLLLKPLGGNTLPLALFDFLTYEFKPTAAAAATLSILLSILGVALVQKLVGLQRAF from the coding sequence ATGAGCGAGATGACCAACACTTTCCCGCATCAGAAGCCAGTCAACATCGGCTTCGGCGTGCTCATCGTGCTGCTCTACGTCTTCCTGCTGGCGCCGCTCGTGATGATCATTGGTGCGTCCTTCACCGACGGGCTGATGATCGAATTCCCGCCGCAGGGCATTTCGCTCCGCTGGTACGTCGAGTTCTTCAACCGGCAGGACCTGGTGGACGGGCTGCTGATGTCGCTGCGCATCGGCGCGATCACGGCCGTTGTCACCATGAGCGTCGCAATGATGGCGGCCATGGCCGGACAGGTGATCTCGGGCAGGCTTTCGGGCTGGTTCCAGCTGGGCATGACCCTGCCGCTGCTGGTGCCCGAGCTGCTGACCGCCGTCGGCCTGCTGTTCTTCCTCTACAAGATCCAGATGGCCAAGACCGTGCTCGGGTTGCAGATGGGGCATATCCTGATGTCCTTCCCCTATGCCTATGTCTCGATCGCCGCCGCACTGCGGCAGGTGCCTTCCTCGCTCGAGGAAGCCTCCGCCAGTCTCGGCGCGACCGGGTGGCAGACCTTCCGGCTGGTGATCCTGCCGCTGGTGATGCCGGGGCTGGCGATGGGCGGGATCTTCGCCTTCATCAACAGCTTCGATCTCTACACCATCTCGCTGCTGCTCAAGCCACTTGGCGGCAACACCCTGCCCCTCGCGCTGTTCGACTTCCTGACCTACGAGTTCAAGCCCACCGCCGCCGCCGCCGCGACCTTGTCGATCCTGCTGTCGATCCTCGGCGTGGCACTGGTGCAGAAACTCGTCGGCCTGCAACGCGCCTTCTGA
- a CDS encoding ABC transporter permease — translation MTLKSPRLLLAIPAIALIFVFMILPITNMVEMSFRTPGTSAPFGEDYTVMHYTRILGDGYYWSVLARSLLTAGAVTVLCLIVSYPIAWHMSKAAGLKAVFLYACIASPLMTGVLVRNFGWMIAAALNGPLNETLLALGILERPLRLLFTQGLVILALVHVFVPFMVLPINNALRNISPTLVEASSSMGANRREVFRDIILPLSFPGIYPGMILVYVLAVAAYVTPALLGGQMVSYMPTLIIGELTGTFQWPFGSALAIVLSVSTILVVGLFTALTSRLMERSKA, via the coding sequence ATGACCCTGAAGAGCCCCAGGCTGCTGCTCGCCATCCCGGCGATCGCGCTGATCTTCGTCTTCATGATCCTGCCGATCACCAACATGGTCGAGATGAGCTTTCGCACGCCGGGGACCTCTGCGCCCTTCGGCGAAGATTACACCGTGATGCACTACACCCGCATCCTGGGCGACGGCTATTACTGGTCCGTGCTTGCGCGTTCGCTTCTGACAGCAGGCGCGGTGACGGTGCTCTGCCTGATCGTCAGCTATCCCATCGCCTGGCACATGTCGAAGGCCGCCGGGCTGAAGGCGGTCTTTCTCTACGCCTGCATCGCCTCGCCGCTGATGACCGGCGTGCTGGTGCGCAACTTCGGATGGATGATCGCGGCGGCGCTCAACGGGCCGCTCAACGAGACGCTGCTGGCGCTCGGCATCCTCGAACGACCGCTGCGCCTGCTGTTCACGCAAGGACTGGTGATCCTGGCGCTGGTCCACGTCTTCGTGCCCTTCATGGTGCTGCCGATCAACAACGCGCTGCGCAACATCTCTCCGACCCTGGTCGAGGCCTCGTCCTCGATGGGGGCGAACCGCCGCGAGGTGTTCCGCGACATCATCCTGCCACTGAGCTTTCCGGGCATCTACCCGGGCATGATCCTCGTCTACGTCCTGGCCGTGGCCGCCTATGTCACCCCCGCCCTGCTGGGTGGGCAGATGGTCAGCTACATGCCGACGCTCATCATCGGCGAGTTGACCGGCACGTTCCAGTGGCCCTTCGGCTCGGCGCTCGCCATCGTGCTGTCGGTCTCCACCATCCTCGTCGTCGGGCTGTTCACGGCGCTGACCTCGCGGCTCATGGAAAGGTCCAAGGCATGA
- a CDS encoding ABC transporter ATP-binding protein, which yields MATVEVRDLRKRYHDFLALDGVSLKAESGQLVTLLGPSGCGKSTTLRCLAGFLEPNGGEIMVEGESILGVPANRRGFGVVFQNYALFPHMSVAENIGYGLKLQKLSKSEIATRVHDVMELVRLGGLDDRLPRQISGGQQQRVALARALVLKPKLLLLDEPLANLDARLRDEVRWLIRDLQQQSGITAFYVTHDQSEAMAMSDMVAVMKAGRVAQFATPREIYQRPVERYVADFTGEANFLTCQSVTPQAEGRYAITAAGTTLELEGVPGIGAGAPAELLLRPEALSLTTPETGTFRGRVTKSAFLGAALHCEITLPGDNILKLAAEPNTDVRTGDEVGIDIDRSHAWLMPEVAP from the coding sequence ATGGCGACGGTTGAAGTCAGGGATCTGCGCAAGCGGTATCACGATTTTCTCGCGCTCGACGGCGTGTCACTCAAGGCCGAGTCCGGCCAACTGGTGACGCTGCTCGGGCCCTCGGGATGCGGCAAGAGCACCACGCTTCGGTGCCTCGCCGGGTTCCTAGAGCCCAACGGCGGGGAAATCATGGTGGAGGGGGAGTCTATCCTCGGCGTCCCTGCCAACCGTCGCGGCTTTGGCGTGGTCTTCCAGAACTACGCCCTGTTTCCACACATGTCCGTAGCCGAGAACATCGGCTACGGACTCAAACTGCAGAAGCTGTCGAAATCCGAGATCGCGACCCGGGTTCACGACGTGATGGAGTTGGTGCGGCTGGGCGGCCTTGACGACCGCTTGCCGCGCCAGATTTCCGGCGGCCAGCAGCAGCGCGTGGCCCTGGCGCGCGCGCTGGTGCTGAAACCCAAACTGCTGCTGCTCGACGAGCCGCTGGCCAACCTCGATGCGCGGCTGCGCGACGAGGTGCGCTGGCTTATCCGGGACTTGCAGCAGCAATCCGGGATCACCGCCTTCTACGTCACCCACGACCAGTCCGAGGCCATGGCCATGTCGGACATGGTTGCGGTCATGAAGGCGGGCCGCGTGGCACAATTCGCGACCCCGCGCGAGATCTACCAGAGGCCGGTCGAGCGCTACGTCGCCGATTTCACCGGCGAGGCGAATTTCCTGACCTGCCAGTCGGTCACGCCCCAGGCGGAGGGCCGCTACGCCATCACCGCCGCGGGCACCACGCTCGAGCTGGAAGGCGTGCCGGGCATCGGCGCGGGCGCCCCGGCCGAGCTGCTGCTGCGCCCCGAGGCCCTGTCGCTGACCACGCCCGAGACGGGCACCTTCCGGGGCCGGGTTACCAAGTCTGCCTTCCTCGGTGCGGCGCTGCATTGCGAGATCACCCTGCCGGGGGACAATATCCTGAAGCTGGCGGCGGAGCCCAACACGGACGTGCGGACCGGCGACGAGGTCGGCATCGACATCGACCGCAGTCACGCCTGGCTGATGCCCGAGGTCGCGCCATGA
- a CDS encoding ABC transporter substrate-binding protein — MTLTRRSFLKTSAGAAALGAIGVPAIAQSDTFIVNMFGGRWENDWRQHVMPKFAEQIGKDFDLDIGLGMAWISNFRAAGPDNPPFPAVMLNEKYTAMIRNDGYFAKLTPENVPNLADVIEPAILKGGTAVTGMLAPLVIAYRTDMVDEPPKGWADLWDERFKGQLGLYKITNSAATMMALWAGEHFGSGRDDIETAVAKFKELAPFPQIGYSAQLTPLLSQGQIAVAPIDLGEVKSMQEQGLPIDYVVPEEGMLVFDHSFSVFENSPDKQLGFDYVNFVLSPEIQLWMAENWLIAPTNKTVELPEELQKWPLQPEIVSKAIRFDWDETLAVMPALNDLWERTI; from the coding sequence ATGACACTCACGCGACGCAGCTTCCTCAAGACCTCGGCCGGTGCCGCGGCCCTTGGCGCAATCGGCGTTCCAGCCATTGCCCAGTCCGACACGTTCATCGTGAACATGTTCGGGGGCCGCTGGGAAAACGACTGGCGCCAGCACGTCATGCCGAAATTCGCCGAGCAGATCGGAAAGGATTTCGACCTCGACATCGGCCTCGGCATGGCCTGGATCTCGAACTTCCGCGCAGCCGGCCCGGACAACCCGCCGTTCCCGGCCGTGATGCTGAACGAGAAATATACGGCAATGATCCGGAATGACGGGTACTTTGCCAAACTGACCCCCGAGAACGTGCCGAACCTGGCGGACGTGATCGAGCCGGCGATCCTCAAGGGCGGCACCGCCGTTACGGGCATGCTGGCCCCGCTGGTCATCGCCTATCGCACCGACATGGTCGACGAGCCGCCGAAGGGCTGGGCCGACCTCTGGGACGAGCGTTTCAAAGGCCAGCTGGGTCTGTACAAGATCACCAACTCCGCCGCGACGATGATGGCGCTCTGGGCCGGCGAGCACTTCGGCTCGGGCCGCGACGACATCGAGACCGCCGTGGCGAAATTCAAGGAACTCGCGCCTTTCCCGCAGATCGGCTACTCGGCGCAGTTGACGCCGCTGCTGTCGCAGGGCCAGATCGCCGTCGCGCCGATCGACCTTGGCGAAGTCAAGTCCATGCAGGAACAGGGTCTGCCCATCGACTACGTGGTGCCCGAAGAAGGCATGCTGGTGTTCGACCACTCGTTCTCGGTGTTCGAGAACAGCCCGGACAAACAGCTTGGTTTCGACTACGTCAACTTCGTGCTGTCGCCGGAAATCCAGCTGTGGATGGCAGAGAACTGGCTCATCGCGCCGACCAACAAGACTGTCGAACTGCCCGAAGAGCTTCAGAAGTGGCCGCTGCAGCCGGAGATTGTCAGCAAGGCGATCCGCTTCGACTGGGACGAGACGCTCGCGGTCATGCCGGCCTTGAACGACCTCTGGGAACGGACGATCTGA
- a CDS encoding thiamine pyrophosphate-binding protein, whose translation MKLHQGLARALAAHEVTHLYGLVGDANLFMVDAYVEDGHGRYIACTHEANAVLASIGFAQATGRTGVATITHGPALTNVVTALAEAARGGIPLVVLCGDTAPGDLQHLQKIDQREVVASSGAAFVEMRNAATAIEDLDRAFRIAAHRRCPVVFNMRVDLMWEDFAAPTAPAPVPNCAFAPASGDALEEAAGMLASARRPLILAGRGAANPEARAALLELAARIEAPVATTLKAQGLFHGERFDLGICGGLSHPTATEVIMQSDCILAFGASLSKHTTEERAYTKGKRVVQILPDVQETPRLDTPTLRLIGDIAGTARAFAELLDMADIPGSGVTDDDLARRLRAEAETFAQVPAAAKTAPGTVDITPALRRLHQALPAERVLVADLGRFVTTAWRNLPVTQPQDLVYTSHFGAIGCGLGQAIGTATAIEDRPTVLVAGDGGFTLSGLSELVTAVHEQADLVVILCNDGSFGAEHVQFTNRKMNPQLSMIARIDFATTCATLGFATVRVSDDASLDAACTAIAERSGPVLIDLRLDPTMIEM comes from the coding sequence ATGAAACTGCATCAGGGGCTGGCTCGGGCCTTAGCTGCTCACGAGGTCACACACCTCTATGGCCTTGTCGGAGATGCCAATCTCTTCATGGTGGACGCCTATGTCGAAGACGGGCACGGTCGCTATATCGCCTGCACGCACGAAGCGAACGCGGTACTCGCCTCGATCGGCTTTGCTCAGGCGACAGGTCGCACCGGCGTTGCAACGATCACCCATGGGCCTGCGCTGACCAATGTGGTGACTGCACTGGCCGAGGCGGCGCGCGGCGGCATTCCGCTGGTGGTTCTGTGCGGCGATACCGCACCGGGGGACCTGCAACACCTGCAAAAGATCGACCAGCGCGAGGTCGTTGCCAGTTCCGGCGCTGCGTTCGTCGAAATGCGGAACGCGGCCACCGCGATTGAGGACCTCGACCGCGCGTTCCGCATTGCAGCGCACCGGCGATGCCCGGTTGTTTTCAACATGCGCGTCGACCTGATGTGGGAAGACTTCGCTGCGCCTACCGCGCCTGCGCCGGTGCCCAACTGTGCATTTGCACCAGCCTCGGGCGATGCTCTGGAAGAGGCGGCGGGCATGTTGGCCTCGGCCCGGCGCCCGCTGATCCTTGCGGGCCGGGGAGCTGCGAACCCCGAGGCCCGTGCGGCCCTTCTGGAATTGGCGGCGCGCATCGAGGCCCCGGTCGCCACCACGCTAAAGGCGCAGGGCCTGTTCCACGGCGAGCGCTTCGATCTCGGCATCTGTGGCGGTCTCAGTCACCCGACAGCCACCGAGGTCATCATGCAGTCGGACTGCATCCTTGCCTTCGGCGCGAGCCTGAGCAAACACACCACCGAGGAGCGGGCTTATACCAAGGGCAAGCGCGTGGTGCAGATCCTTCCCGATGTGCAGGAAACGCCGCGGCTCGACACGCCGACGCTGCGCCTGATCGGCGACATCGCCGGCACGGCGCGGGCTTTTGCCGAACTTCTGGACATGGCCGATATCCCGGGATCGGGCGTCACCGATGACGACCTGGCCCGGCGGTTGCGCGCCGAGGCCGAGACCTTCGCGCAGGTGCCCGCCGCGGCAAAGACCGCCCCCGGCACCGTCGACATAACCCCGGCGCTGCGCCGCCTGCACCAGGCGTTGCCGGCAGAGCGAGTGCTTGTCGCCGACCTTGGGCGCTTTGTTACCACCGCCTGGCGAAACCTGCCGGTCACCCAGCCGCAGGACCTTGTCTACACGTCGCATTTCGGTGCCATCGGCTGCGGCCTCGGCCAGGCAATCGGCACCGCGACCGCCATCGAGGACCGACCCACGGTTCTGGTCGCAGGCGACGGTGGGTTCACGCTATCGGGACTGAGCGAACTCGTGACCGCGGTTCATGAACAGGCCGATCTCGTCGTGATCCTGTGCAACGACGGCAGCTTTGGTGCCGAGCATGTGCAGTTCACCAACCGCAAGATGAACCCCCAATTGTCGATGATCGCCCGGATCGATTTCGCCACGACCTGCGCGACGCTGGGCTTCGCCACGGTGCGGGTCAGCGATGATGCGAGCCTCGACGCGGCCTGCACCGCCATCGCCGAACGCTCTGGCCCAGTATTGATCGACCTGCGTCTCGATCCCACGATGATCGAGATGTAA